The Actinomyces wuliandei genome contains the following window.
GCCCACAGAGGTGGCGGTGCAGGCTGCGAAGGCTGTAAAGGCTGTAAAGACGGTGAGGATGGCGAGGAAGAGGGCGCGGCGTCGGGACTGGTCATGGTGACCAGTCTGGCACCACAGGCGTCAGCAGCCTGCCTCCTGCGCAGGTCCAGACCGGTCTAGAGAGTGGTAGAGATAGAGGCCATGAGCACTCTCCCACCCCGCCCGTCACCGCCCTCCTCCACCAACCTGCCGGCATGTCCTCCTTCTGACCTGCCCCGGGTCCCTGCGGCTGCGACCACCAGCGTGCGCACCGTCATGCTTGACGCCGACGGCGTCCTACAACTGATTGGCACCCCGTGGAAACAGGCGCTGCGCGACGCCGGCGGCGCGGAGTTCGCCCACGCGCTGCTGGCTGAGGAGTGGGACGCGCTGTGCGGCAGGGAGAGCCTCACCACGCTCCTGGAACGCCTGGTCGCACGGCTGCGCCTGGCAGCCACCGTTGAGAGCCTTCTGGCGCTGTGGTACCAGGCCGTACCCGACCCGGGCGCCTGGCAGCTGGTGGCCGAGCTGCGCGGCGCAGGCTACACCACTGTCCTGGCCACGAACCAGCAGCACGAGCGTCGGCAGTGGATGCGCGAGACCCTGGGCTACCGGGGGCGAGTGGATATTGAGGGCTACTCCTGCACTCTGGGGGTAGCCAAGCCGCGGCCCGAGTACTTCACCCGGCTCCTGGAGGAGTCGGGCAGCGAGCCGGGACAGGCTCTGTTTGTGGACGACAACGCGGACAACGTCGCCACCGCCCGGGCACTGGGAATCCATACCGTCCACCATCGCGCCGACTCTGGCGGTCAGGTGCTGCGCCAGGAGGTGGTCGCCGCCCTGACCAGCGGCTCCTGACACTGGCGGCCACTGACGGCACAGCGACTGGTACGGGCTGCTGCATGATGCGGCATGCGGTGCTGACGGCCTGGCACCCTGCGACGACACGCTCAGACCCGCCCACACTACTGCCTCACGCGTCTCCTCCCTGAGGCCTGCTGCTCCTTAGTGCCTCCTCCCGAGGAAGGAGACACAAGCGGTATCTTTCTCCTCCTTCAGGGGCTTGTCAGCCGCCTCAGCACTGACAAGACTGCCTCCTAGGTCCTCCGGGCAGGGAGGCCTGAGGCGGTCCGGTCAGGCCTGGAGCGGACCGGTACGGGAGCAGGAAGGACAACCATGACCACGACGAACAGGGCGACGTCAACGGCCTGGCTCAACGGCTCCGGGCAGGTCCGCCTCCACACCCCCTCCGCCCCTGCCGCGCGCAGAGCCCCGGACCACTTCCTGGGCCTTGTCTCAGCCATCCACCGCTCCCTGCCCAGCCTCCTGCGCAGGCGGGTGCCAGTCTCCTTCATCGGCTACGCCCTGATCAACGGCTCCGGCTTCTTCCTCGACATCGCCTGCCTGTGGTTCCTCTACGAGAGGCTCCACTGGTTCTACCCCCTGGCCGTCACCGTCGGCTACGCAATCGCCGGCACCTACTCCCTGCTGCTCAACCGCTGGCTCAACTTCCGGTCCCACGGACACCTGGTCACCCAAGGCACACGCTACGCCATGGGACTGATCAGCCAGTACGTGATCTTTATCCTAGGCCTGTCCTCGCTGCTGCACTGGATGGGCATGGGGGCCGAGCTGGCCCGGGTCCTGTCAGCGTGCTGCGAGGGAGTCTTCCTGTACATCGTGACCCGCCTGTGGGTGTTCCGCGACTCGCCCGAGCCTGAGCCGGCCACGAACTGAGACACGCTGCGGCACACCGACGCACCATTCTGCCCCTGTCCTGCTGTCGGCCCGGCCACATCAGCCCACGTGCTCCGCCGGTCCTCACCACCCCTGCCAACCCCATTCCGAGGGCCAGCGTACTTGCGTACTTGGTAGCTCACCAGAAGGCTCGGGCCGTCTCCGTAGGACCACCCAGCTCGGTCAGTCCGGCATCAAGGACGCTGACAGGCCGCTGGCCACCAGCCCACTCCTGCGGCTCAGGCAGGAGGACACGGACCCGGTAGCCGTCACGCGCCCAGGCCTGCCTCAGTCCCGGGGGCATCTGCGCGCTCTCCCAGGCGAGCTGGGCAGCGTGGGCGCACTGGGCCGCCAGCTTGCCTGAGGTCATCTGGTGCAGCGGCGTGACCTCGATGGAGACCAGGGCACCGGCCGAGGCGGACTCCTCCCCCAGCCGTACCTCCTCGCCAGCCTGGGGGCAGCGGCGGACCCGCTCGGTTATCGCCGCCGGCTCAGGCGGCAGCCGTGCGCCAGTAGGAAAGTGGGTCCCCTCGACCTGGGTCCCGGCCAGGGGCTCGGGCAGGGGACGCACCGGTCCTGGCACGAAGGCGCGAGCAGCCGCCTGGCCCCACCCGGGCGGTCCGTCCTGGGTGACGGTGACGCCGGGAAGCTCCTGGACGTCCCGCCACCGCCTGCCACGCGCCCGGCGCACCAGCTTGCGGATCTGCACACGACGCCAGCGGGCGACCGCCTTGTGCCAGGAGCCGCCGGGGGCAGACTCCGGCTCCGCCAAAAGAGCCACGACAGCCCGGGCGACGACCTCGGCCACGTCCACCTGCCGAGGCGGGACCACCTTGTCGTAGCGCACCGCCACCTGCATGGCCCAGGGAGGGTCCTGCCCCCGACGTTGCGACGCAGCATCCACCAGACCGGGCTCCTCCTCGTGCCCCCTCGACTCCCGGCGTCCGCTCACACCGAAGGCACCGGCTCCAGGAGCAGCGGGCTCGTCCTGTCGTGGGTGAGGATGGTCAGGGGCGGGCACGCCGCCAGTCTAGACCAGGCTGCGTGCCCGGCGGGCTCGGCAGGGTCGGAGACCAGGATCCGCCCGCAGACGCAGGAGACAGGACCAGATCGTTCTTCGGCATGAGCACCCCCTTGCCTCAGTAGCCGTAGATTGACGCTCATGAGTCAACCACCGTCTACCCCGGCTGCAGTCCCTGCCACACCTGGGAGCAGCCCAGCCCCCCGGGACCCGCAGCGGCCCAGGATCTTTAACGGCTCCACCATCCACGGGCTGCGCGGGACCTCCCGGCTGCGCCATCCTGTGGAGATCCCGCTGCTCATAGTCTGCATCCTGTTCACTGTGGTCGTCTACGTCCTGTGGATCGCCCTCATAGTCTGGCTGGCCCTGGTTCCTGAGCCGACCGGTGTCGGCGCCGAACTGCGTGACCTCATCCTGGAAGGTCCCGACAACAGCGTCACCCAGCTGCTGCTGGCAGCCCCCGCCCTCCCGCTCATCCTCTGGGTGGCGCGTGCGCTCATGTACGCCCAGATGCGCGCGTACTCCGTCCAGATGAGCCCCACCCAGTTCCCCGAGGGCTACCGGATGGTGGTCGAGGCCGCCCAGCACTTTGGCCTGCGCCGCGTGCCCGACGCCTACGTGGTCCTGGGCAACGGGGTCATCAACGCCTTCGCCGCCGGGCACGGGTTCCGCCGCTTCATCGTGGTCCACTCCGACCTGTTCGAGGTCGGGGGCTCCGCACGCGACCCCGAGGCCCTGCGCTTCATCATCTCCCACGAGGTGGGCCACCATGCCGCCGGGCACACCTCACTATGGCGTGTCGTCATCATGAACCTCGTGGGCAACGTCCCCCTGCTGGGACCAGCGCTGTCACGGACGCAGGAGTACACCGCCGACAACCACGGCTACGCCATCGCCCCCCAGGGGACGGCCGGCGCCATGGGGCTGCTCACCGCGGGCAAGTACCTCGGCGCACAGGTCAACACGCACGCGCTGGCAGACCGGGCCACCCGGGAGAAAGGCCTGTGGCTCCACCTGGTCAACTGGGGCGCGACACATCCGGTCAACACCTGGCGCGCCCACGCCCTGCGCGACCGCAGCCGCCCGGGACGCATCATGATCCGCCCCAAGGAGTCCACAGCCTGGTTCCCGCCCACCCACCCCGCGGGCAGCGACTGGAGCGACATCTGGCCCACCCCGGCCCAGGTCCTGGAGCGCCTGGACTCCACCCGCCCCCTGGTCCCCGCTGAGGAGCAGTTCGGCCGCTATCCCGGAGTCACCTACCAGGTACCCCGCGACCAGCTCCGCTGGGCGAGCCCGGTCCCCGTCCCGACAGCGCCCTCCGGGTTCCAGCCCTCAGGCTACGGCTTCCACGGAGACACCGCCTCAGGGGCACAGGCCTCGGGAGGCGCTGCGCCCTCACAGGGCACCACGGCGGCCCCTGACAGCAGGACCGAGCCCGGCAGGAGCCCGGGCGGCGTCCAGCCCGGTCCGGACGGCTCCACCTGACCCACCTGACCAGGCCGGGCCACCTGGACCACACACCGGTGCCACGTGGCCCACGCGGGCCAGACAACGGGCTGGGGCCTGCCCTGTCATCAGGGCAGGCCCCAGCCCGTCACCACTCACCTCACACCTACCGGAACGGCGAGCCAGGACCAGGCAGGAAAAGAGAGGCAAAGAGAAGCGGGGACATCAGGAACTGACGGCCTGCACCGTCGTCCTCAGCCGCTCCAGGTGGTCACGCAGGCCAGAGGAGTCGGCAGGGACCTCCACACGCTGGCACCGTGCGGCAGCCTCATCCAGCTCAGCCAGACGCCGCCCCACGGACTCCACCGCCTGCGAGGCGGCCTCGGACAGTGCCGTGGCCTTCTCAGGCAGGTCAGGGTCCCGGGAGGAGGCAGAGCCGGTCCACAGCATGAGGAGCTGGTGAGGAATAGCCATCATCCGGCTCACCTCACCGATGTAGGAGGCTACCTGCTCTGCCAGGACACGGTGCTCCTGCGCCTGCTGCTCCATCTCGGTCAGCCCCTGCGCCAGGGACTCGATAAGGTCGGGGACGCCCTGGGAGGAGGCCTGCGTGTCTCCCACGCCGTCGATGATCTCCACAACGAACATCAAGGTGATGGTGGCGTGAAGACGGGCCAACGCAACGCGGAAGCGCGTGCGCGCACTGTTCGTGTCCAGCCGGGCCAGGCTGTCTGCCAGGCGCTCCGCCACAGGGCCGACGATCCCCTGCATCTGGACCCACAGGTCGAGCAGGTCCGCCAGAGGCCTGACCCTGGGGTCGCTGCGGTCCAGCCCGGAGACGGCACGCTCAGTGAGGAGCGGGTCCTCCAGGGTCTCGCGCAGCCCCTGGCCTGCCACCCTCAGCACGCTCGACAGCTTGGCAAGCTCGTCCTGGCCCCCCATCCACGCGTCGAGCCCGGCTGTCACGGCCGTGACGGCCTCAAGCATCGTTCCCAGCTCGCCGTCAGTGCCAGGGCGCTGCGGAAGACCTGCGGACAGCTTCTCACGACGCGCCACCTCTGCGGGCAGAGCGGTGTTCTGGAAGTCCTCGTAGGAGGGTATCCCGACCTGCTTCAGGAGGTCGCCGATGCGCTGGGCACCCTTCTGGGCGGCGAGGCGGCGGCTGTCCCCCTGGGCGAGGGCCTGGTCCTCCACCCGCCTGGCTTCACGGTAGACGGCACAGGCAGTCTCGAAGAGGTCGGTGCACACTGGACGGGTCCGCACAGACAGGTAGCCGCCGTCGGGAAGCGGGGTCACCGTGGCGAAGACGTCGTACTCGCTGCCGTCCGCCGCGAGGTTGCGCACGTAGGCGGCAAAGGGGCGCCCTTCCTTGAGCGCGTCCCACATCTCTCGGAACGCCCCTCCGGGCATCTCCGGGTGGCGGACGATGTTGTGCGGGGCGCCGGAGAGCTCCTCGCGCGTGTACCGGGACAGCTCGATGAACACGTTGTTCGAGTGCCGGATGAGCCCACGGGAGTCCGTGGTGGAGAAGAACAGCTGGTCCACCCCCACCTCATGGGTGGCTCCGGTGATGTTGACCTCGACCTCGTGCACGACGCTCACGCTCCTCAGGAGTGGGGCAGCACGACGAGCACGACATGGTCGACCACGACACACACGACATAACTGACGTCAAGCAGGTCTGCGGCTGCCCGCACGTGCCAGCACAGGACCCGTGTCCCACGCAGCGTGTAGCGTAGGGCACGGGCCTGCTGCGGCAGGGCACGAATGGCTCCCGTTCCGCTACCCGCGTTCCAGGTTGTCACGAACCAATAACGGGATTATATTTCCCCGTTTCGGCACCAGCGCTCAGGCCTGGGCTCCAGCCACGACCCCCACCATGGTCAGGGCCGCTGCGGCCGCCTCGTAGCCCTTGTCCTCACGCGATCCGGGCAGTCCCGCACGGTCCAGGCCCTGCTCCTGCGTGTCACAGGTGAGCACCCCGAAGCCGACCGGTGTGCGCTCGTCGAGAGCCACCCTCGTCAGCCCCTGGACCGCAGCCTGGCAGACGTAGTCAAAGTGCGGGGTACCACCACGCACCACCACTCCCAGCGCCACCACCGCGTCACTGGTGGCGCAGGCCGCCTGAGCGGCTACGGGCAGCTCAAAGGTCCCGGGAACCCGCACCACCCGCGCCACGGCGCCCGCGTCAGCCACCGCCCGCAGCGCCCCCTCAAGGAGACCACTCATGATCGTGTCGTGCCAGCTCGCCGCCACAACCGTCACGACGACGGGTGAGCCGTCGTCGTGTCTTCCGCAGCCCACGTCCAGCCTGGTACCAGGCGCCCCGGATCCTGCCATTGCCGCTCCTTAGTCTCGCTGTCTCGCTAGGTCCCGCTTGTCGTTACCCGCCCCGCCGCCAACCTGGCGTCGTCCGCCTGCTGCGCCCCTACCGACGGTCGCGCCGCCCCGCTGTCCCACTACCCGATCATGCCACCTGCTGAGCCCCGGTCCAGGTGGGTCAGGTGGTGGTGCATACGGTCACGCTTGGTGCGCAGGTAGCGCAGCGACTCGGGATGGACTCCTACCTCGATCGGCTCACGGCCCACCACCTCGATCCCCTCGGCCTCCAGAGCTGAGACCTTGGACGGATTGTTGGTGAGCAGGCGCACACGAGTCAGCCCCAGCGACCGCAGGATGTCGGCTGCCGTGCCGTAGGTCCGCGCGTCCACCGGAAGCCCCAGGGTCTCGTTCGCCTCCACCGTGTCCGCACCGTTGTCCTGCTCGTGGTAGGCCCGCATCTTGTTGACCAGGCCGATCCCCCGTCCCTCGTGGTCACGCAGGTAGATCACCGCGCCGCCCTGGTCGTGGACCATCTCCAGGGCGCGGTCCAGCTGGCGGCCGCAGTCACAGCGGCGGGAGCCCATGACGTCCCCGGTCAGGCACTCCGAGTGCACGCGTACCAGCGGCACCGAGCCCGGCTCCGTCACGGGCGCGGTCAGGCTGAGGTGCTCCGAGGAGCCGGCTCCCCAGGCGACTGCGGTGAAGACACCGCGCTCTGTCGGCAGGCTGACAGCGGGCGCCGCGACAGGGTGCCCGCCCCGGCCGCCCGAGGTCTGGGCACCAGTCACCGCCTCCCCTGCGTCCCCCACAGCCCTGCGGTACTCCTGGAGACGGGCGATGGAGACCACGGTGAGGTCGTGCTCGTCCGCAAAGGCCCGCAGGGCCGCAGCGCGCATAAGAGAGCCGTCGTCGTGGACAAGCTCACCGATGGCTGCGACCTCCTCCAACCCCGCCAGGCGGCACAGGTCCACAGCGGCCTCGGTGTGCCCGGCACGCTCCAGGACGCCGCCAGCCCGTGCGACAAGAGGCAGGACGTGGCCGGGCCTGATGAGGGCCTCCGGCCCCGTCCGGGTGTCCAGCAGGGCACGTACCGTCAGGCACCGGTCGTGGGCGCTGATACCGGTGGTCGTACCGGTCCGCGCGTCACAGCTGACGGTGTAGGCGGTGCCGCGAGGGTCCTCGCCGTCCTCGACCATGACGGGAAGCCGCATCGCCCTGGCCCGCTCGGCGGTCAGCGGAGCGCAGATGAGTCCCGAGGTGTAGCGCACGAGCATGCCCATGGTCTCAGGGGTCGCCCGCTGGGCGGCAAGGACGAGGTCACCCTCGTTCTCACGGGCCTCATCATCGACGACGACGACGGGCCGTCCCTGGGACAGGTGCGACAGAGCCCGCTCCACGTCACCCTCCACGCCACCGAGGTCCTGCCACCCACCGCGCTCCCGGCCGGGCTCGCTACCAGACTTCCTACCGGGCTCCCCACTCACTGCTGCTCCCCCTGCACCTGGAGCATCCGCTGAAGGTACTTGGCCAGGACATCGGTCTCGATATTGACGCGGTCACCGGCCTGGAGGCTGCCCAGGCGGGTGGCCTCCAGGGTCGCTGGCACCAGGCCGACCTCGAACCACGGCTGCTGGGCACCTGCGGGACTGACGGCGGTCACCGTCAGAGAGACGCCGTCAACGGCGACAGCCCCCTTCTCCGCCACCTGGTCCTCAATCCGGGCGGGCATGCTCACACGCAGCCGCGTCCACGCCCCCTGCGGGACGACCTCCGCCACCGCCCCCGTGGCGTCGACGTGCCCCTGGACCACGTGCCCGTCAAGACGCGCCCCAGCAGGCAGGCACCGCTCCAGGTTGACGGCGTCGCCCGGACGCAGCGTCCCCAGGGTGGTACGCACCAGGGTCTCCTCCACCAGGTCGGCGCAGAAGACGTCGGCACGACCGGTGGGCGGTACCTGGTCGGCGTCGACCAGGGCGGTCAGGCACGCGCCGTTGACGGCCAGGGACCCCCCAGCCTCCAGGTCGGCCGCTAGTCCGTGGGTGTCGATGACAAGACGGGTCACCCCCGGCGCGTGGTCGGGGACGAGGTCCAGGACAGTCCCCTGGCCCGTCACGATTCCTGTGAACACGAGGTTCTCCCTCCTTGGCTCGTTGATCTCGGACTCTCATGCTGCCGGACCGCACGCGACCCGTCCCGCTCCCCGTGCGGCGCGCGCCGGCAGGAGGCTCGCCTGGCACGCCGAGGAAGCGGCTAGGCGGGCACGGACGGGGCGGCAGGGGCAGGCGGGACCCTCTCGACCGGGGAGAGCTCCAGGAGCACGTCATCCCCGAGCCTCACGGGGTCGCGGTCGGGCTCCAGCCGCCGCGCCTGGGTCAGTGTCGTGACGCCGAGGTCCGCGACAGCGGCCTTGCCCGCACCCAGGAGCAGCGGCGCCTGGTAGACGACGAGGGAGTCAACCAGGTCCTGGGCAAGGAAGGCCGTGGTCACGCGGGCACCACCCTCCACCAGCAGGTGATGCACACCCTGACCGGCCAGGTAGGCGAGGGCCTCATGGGGATCGCGGGTCCTCAGGTGGCACCACCGGCCTGAGCGCAGGGCGGCGTCAGGAGGCACCTCGGTGGCACCCATGACGACCCTCAGCGGCTGGTCCGGCAGGTCGCGCCCCTGGGGGTCCCGGGCGCTCAGGCGAGGATCGTCAGCCAGCAGCGTGCCGGTACCGACGAGGACGGCGTCGCAGCGGGAACGTAGGAGGTGGGCGTGAGCGCGGGCCTGGGTGCCCGTGATCCACTGGGAGGTGGCGTCGGTCGCCGCCGTGCGTCCGTCAAGGGTCTGGGCGATCTTGGCCGTGACGAACGGGCGGTCCTGCGCCACTGCGCGCAGCCACCGGTGGTTGAGGCTGGCCGCCTCCCGGGCGAGCAGTCCGCCCACGACACGGACCCCGCAGCGGCGCAGGGCCTGGGCACCTCCACGGGCCTGCGGGCTGGGGTCCTCGGCGGCAAAGACGACCCGGGGCACCCCCGCCTCCAGGAGAGCCTGCGTGCACGGCCCGGTACGGCCATGGTGGTGGCAGGGCTCAAGAGTGACGACGACGGTGGCACGGCTGAGGTCGGTACCTGCCCGACGGGCCCGGGCCAGCACCTCTATCTCGGCGTGGGGCGCCCCGGCACCACGGTGCCACCCGACGGCCGTCACGCGGCCCTCGTCAAGGACGGCCGCCCCGACCAGGGGGTTCGCACCGCGCTGACCGGAGCGAGCGGCGTCCAGGGCGGCCCGCATGGCCTCCTCCTCAGCAGGTGTCCACGCAGCCTGTGAGGAGGACGAGGTCATCGGTACGTCCATGATCTCCCTTACCGCAGTGGCCGGTCCGAGGAGACAGGAGGACACGACGGCGGCCGCCCGAGCCTGGCACCGGCACCAGCAGGCACCCCGTCAGGTGGCCCATCCGGGCACACCCACCAGGACCACCTGGCGCCAGGGCGCACTCCCCGGCCCCATCATGCTCCTCCCATCCAGACTGTGACTGTCGGTCCTGGAGTCTCACCAGATCATCCGACGTGACTACTCGACGTCGGGTCGCGGACTATGACCGCCGGTACGGAGCTGCACCGTCCCCGGAACATAACGGCCCTAGTATGGCACGGCCCCCAGGGCTGTTAATGTAACATACACCACACAGGGGTCGCCTCAGAGGCTGGCCCGAGCCTGGTTCAGACGGCCTCGGCCCGTTCCTGCTCAAGATCCTGTCCACCCCGGGCACCGCGCCGCCTCAGGGTCATGCGCGCGGAGTCGACGAGGAGGACAAAGCCAGCCCCCATCTGAATGCAGTCCTTGATCACCAGCCGCCCTCGCCCCGACAGGTAGGGGAAGCCGAGGTCGGAGTCCGCCAGGCCCTCAGCGGGAGCCGACACCCAGGTCTCCGGGGTGGTGACAATAAAGGACAGGGTGATGACGGAGAACCCGATGACACCAAGCGCACCGAGCATCCCCAGCTCTGGCCGGACCCAGTGCGCCGCGACAAGCAGCCCGATGGCGACGATCGTGACACCAATAAAGACTGAGACCGGGTAAGTTGAGTTGGCCTCGTGCCAGGCACGGTTGGCCTCGTTGAGGACGCCCTCGGCATTCATGTGCGGCTTGTACCCCTCAGGGTCACCGATCATCCACCGCATAAAGGGGGAGTTGGCGATAAAGGGAATGATGCCGTCAGCCTCGTACCTGAACCACTTCAGGCCACCGATCCACACGAAGACGATGACGACGCCGACACGCAGCAGCGTCACGGACAGGCGCTCCAGGGAGGCGAATCGGCGCGCGGCCGAGTCGATGAGACTGGGACCAGCGGCAGTACTAGTGGTCATCAAGCAGCTCTTTCTGTCGTCGAAATGTCTCGCAAAAGACTCGGGATCACCCACAAGCACCCAAGCCCGTGAGCGCCCCCTCAATGCTAGGGTGGGCGACCATGTAACGCTCACCTGGAACAGGTGGGGGCGGACACGGCGCAAACATTTTCCGGCCACCCTTGTTCGTTGGCACACATTTCCCGCTGTCACATCCGCAAAACATTCCTCGGAAACGCCCGGCATTAGGCGCAAAGAAGCACCCTCTGCACAAAAGTTCAGTCAGCCACCACGTCAGCGGAAACATGACCACACCAGCACTCTCCGCGCACCCTGGCCGAGATCCGCGCCCCGGCCGAGATCACCCTCTCACCGCTCGCGCGCTCCCCGCCCACCACGCAGGAGCCAGCAGCCACACGCCCCAACCAGTAGTAGCGTTGCGACCCGGGTCCCGGCACGACCGGGGCGCCGCCCAGGACCACCAACCTCCACAAGGAGCCCCCGTGCCCAGCCATCCGCCCAGCCACGCCGCGGCCCCCGCACCTCCTGCTGGCCCCGTCCCCCAGCGCCCGACCTCCCTGGTCGGCAACCTCCTGCGCGGAGCCCTCATCGGCACCGCAGAGACTGTCCCCGGAGTCTCCGGTGGGACCGTCGCCCTTGTCGTCGGCATCTACTCCGAGCTGATCGGCTCCGCCTCCAAACTGGTCTCCGCCCTGCGGGTCCTGGTGACCGGGCCGCAGCGCAGCGCACGCGCGCGGGCGCACCTGGCGGCGGTCAGCTGGCGGGTGCTGCTGCCGGTGGGCCTGGGAATGGTCGCAGCAGTGGTCCTGGTCGCCGGCCCGATGTCAGACGCCGTCGAGCAGCACCCGGAGCAGATGCGTGGGCTCTTCCTGGGTATGGTCCTGGCCTCGGTGGTCGTACCGGTACGAATGGTCGTGCAGGCACCGGAGAGGTCCCCCCTGGCCGCAGGGTCCCCGGTACGCCGCTCACCGTGGCTGCGGCTGCTAGCGGGTGCCGCCGCAGCGGTGGTGACATGGCTGCTGGTCTCCATGAGCCCCGCCCAGGCCCAGCCCAGCCCACCGGTCATCGTCCTGGCAGCCGCTGTCGCCGTCTCGGCGCTGGTGCTTCCCGGGCTCTCCGGGTCCTTCCTGCTGCTCACCGTGGGCTTGTACCAGCCCACGCTGCGCGCCGTCGCAGACCGCGACCTGGGCTACCTGGCCCTGTTCGCCGTCGGCGCGGCCCTGGGGCTGGCCCTGGTGGTCAAGGTCCTCCAGTGGCTGCTCACCTACCACCAGACGATGACCCTGTCGGCACTGGCAGGCCTCATGGTCGGCGGCACCAGGGCGCTGTGGCCGTGGCGTGACGAGGCCAACCACCTGCTGGCCCCCGGCGACGACGCCACGTCGGTGCTCCTCCTGGGGGCTGCCGGGTTCGCCGTGGTCACGCTGGTGGTCGTGGCCGACGGTCTCGTAGCCCGCCGCGCTGCGCGGGAGCAAGCGGCACGTCTGGCTGCAGGAGGCTGAGCCCTGGCGGCAGAGGACTCACACCTGCCAGCAGAAGGCCGAGGGGCACCATGAGCCATCACCACCACCGGCTTGGCTAGCATACCTGGCATGCCACCCACGGATGAGACTGCCGGGTCGTCGGATGCGGCCCACGAGGCAGCGCTCAGCGAGATCGAGCGCCGCTGGGGCACAGCCTGCGCGGCGCACGCCCGTTCCCGGGTGACCGCCCTCCTGACTCTTGCCGAAGCTGCCGACAGGGCGCCCGACGCTAGCTCCCAGCGTGCGCTGCTTGAGGACGTGACCACCCAGCTGCGTGCCTTGGGCAGCCAGGAGCAGTACCACCCGCTCATGACGGACGACCAGGTCGTCTCCACCCTGGTTGACGCCATCCGGCTCGCCGTCTGGCTGGGCGTGCCTGAGACCGGCCTGAGGCTCGCCGAGCCCGTCACGGTGCTCTCACGCATGCTGGGGCACGACCACCCCCACACCCTCACCGCCCGTTTCGCCCTGGCCAGCGCCTACCGAGCCGCAGGGGACGTGCAGCAGGCGGTCACCCTGGGCGAGCAGGTGGTGGAGGGCACCGTGGCCCTGCTGGGGCCGGACCACCCTCGCACCCTCACCGCGCGCTCATCCCTGGCCAGCGCCTACCGGGCCGCAGGCCAGGTGGAGCAGGCGGTCCGGGTGCACAAGGAGCTGGCTGCCGACGCGGCCCGGGTGCTGGGAGCGGAGCACCCCGACGCGCTGTCCGCGCGCAACAACCTGGCCCAGGCCTATGAGTCGTGCGGCCACCGGCACCGGGCGCTCGCCCTGTATGACGACCTGGTCCATGACGCTGAACGAGCGCTGGGACCGCAGCACCCCTACCTGGCCGTCTTCGTCCGCAACCGGGAGCGTGCCAGGAACCGTGGCAGCAGGGAGGACGGAGACAAGGAGACGAGCACAGAAGTGGGTAGAGACGCCTAGATGGCGGCGTGGGAGAGCCTTCCGCCGCTCTTGGCAACCACT
Protein-coding sequences here:
- a CDS encoding M48 family metallopeptidase; translation: MSQPPSTPAAVPATPGSSPAPRDPQRPRIFNGSTIHGLRGTSRLRHPVEIPLLIVCILFTVVVYVLWIALIVWLALVPEPTGVGAELRDLILEGPDNSVTQLLLAAPALPLILWVARALMYAQMRAYSVQMSPTQFPEGYRMVVEAAQHFGLRRVPDAYVVLGNGVINAFAAGHGFRRFIVVHSDLFEVGGSARDPEALRFIISHEVGHHAAGHTSLWRVVIMNLVGNVPLLGPALSRTQEYTADNHGYAIAPQGTAGAMGLLTAGKYLGAQVNTHALADRATREKGLWLHLVNWGATHPVNTWRAHALRDRSRPGRIMIRPKESTAWFPPTHPAGSDWSDIWPTPAQVLERLDSTRPLVPAEEQFGRYPGVTYQVPRDQLRWASPVPVPTAPSGFQPSGYGFHGDTASGAQASGGAAPSQGTTAAPDSRTEPGRSPGGVQPGPDGST
- the ribB gene encoding 3,4-dihydroxy-2-butanone-4-phosphate synthase produces the protein MSGEPGRKSGSEPGRERGGWQDLGGVEGDVERALSHLSQGRPVVVVDDEARENEGDLVLAAQRATPETMGMLVRYTSGLICAPLTAERARAMRLPVMVEDGEDPRGTAYTVSCDARTGTTTGISAHDRCLTVRALLDTRTGPEALIRPGHVLPLVARAGGVLERAGHTEAAVDLCRLAGLEEVAAIGELVHDDGSLMRAAALRAFADEHDLTVVSIARLQEYRRAVGDAGEAVTGAQTSGGRGGHPVAAPAVSLPTERGVFTAVAWGAGSSEHLSLTAPVTEPGSVPLVRVHSECLTGDVMGSRRCDCGRQLDRALEMVHDQGGAVIYLRDHEGRGIGLVNKMRAYHEQDNGADTVEANETLGLPVDARTYGTAADILRSLGLTRVRLLTNNPSKVSALEAEGIEVVGREPIEVGVHPESLRYLRTKRDRMHHHLTHLDRGSAGGMIG
- a CDS encoding HAD family hydrolase; the protein is MLDADGVLQLIGTPWKQALRDAGGAEFAHALLAEEWDALCGRESLTTLLERLVARLRLAATVESLLALWYQAVPDPGAWQLVAELRGAGYTTVLATNQQHERRQWMRETLGYRGRVDIEGYSCTLGVAKPRPEYFTRLLEESGSEPGQALFVDDNADNVATARALGIHTVHHRADSGGQVLRQEVVAALTSGS
- a CDS encoding PAS domain-containing protein → MSVVHEVEVNITGATHEVGVDQLFFSTTDSRGLIRHSNNVFIELSRYTREELSGAPHNIVRHPEMPGGAFREMWDALKEGRPFAAYVRNLAADGSEYDVFATVTPLPDGGYLSVRTRPVCTDLFETACAVYREARRVEDQALAQGDSRRLAAQKGAQRIGDLLKQVGIPSYEDFQNTALPAEVARREKLSAGLPQRPGTDGELGTMLEAVTAVTAGLDAWMGGQDELAKLSSVLRVAGQGLRETLEDPLLTERAVSGLDRSDPRVRPLADLLDLWVQMQGIVGPVAERLADSLARLDTNSARTRFRVALARLHATITLMFVVEIIDGVGDTQASSQGVPDLIESLAQGLTEMEQQAQEHRVLAEQVASYIGEVSRMMAIPHQLLMLWTGSASSRDPDLPEKATALSEAASQAVESVGRRLAELDEAAARCQRVEVPADSSGLRDHLERLRTTVQAVSS
- a CDS encoding GtrA family protein codes for the protein MTTTNRATSTAWLNGSGQVRLHTPSAPAARRAPDHFLGLVSAIHRSLPSLLRRRVPVSFIGYALINGSGFFLDIACLWFLYERLHWFYPLAVTVGYAIAGTYSLLLNRWLNFRSHGHLVTQGTRYAMGLISQYVIFILGLSSLLHWMGMGAELARVLSACCEGVFLYIVTRLWVFRDSPEPEPATN
- a CDS encoding peptidyl-tRNA hydrolase; translated protein: MPAPDHPHPRQDEPAAPGAGAFGVSGRRESRGHEEEPGLVDAASQRRGQDPPWAMQVAVRYDKVVPPRQVDVAEVVARAVVALLAEPESAPGGSWHKAVARWRRVQIRKLVRRARGRRWRDVQELPGVTVTQDGPPGWGQAAARAFVPGPVRPLPEPLAGTQVEGTHFPTGARLPPEPAAITERVRRCPQAGEEVRLGEESASAGALVSIEVTPLHQMTSGKLAAQCAHAAQLAWESAQMPPGLRQAWARDGYRVRVLLPEPQEWAGGQRPVSVLDAGLTELGGPTETARAFW
- the ribH gene encoding 6,7-dimethyl-8-ribityllumazine synthase; translated protein: MAGSGAPGTRLDVGCGRHDDGSPVVVTVVAASWHDTIMSGLLEGALRAVADAGAVARVVRVPGTFELPVAAQAACATSDAVVALGVVVRGGTPHFDYVCQAAVQGLTRVALDERTPVGFGVLTCDTQEQGLDRAGLPGSREDKGYEAAAAALTMVGVVAGAQA